A DNA window from Thermococcus sp. 4557 contains the following coding sequences:
- a CDS encoding cysteine synthase → MGSSQGSLPPVFGAYEKIAEEPGDRTYVLVFPDDGFKYVELFESYLGMT, encoded by the coding sequence TTGGGAAGTTCTCAGGGCTCCCTCCCACCCGTTTTCGGAGCCTATGAGAAGATCGCCGAGGAACCCGGCGATAGAACTTACGTCCTCGTCTTTCCGGACGATGGGTTTAAATACGTGGAGCTCTTTGAGAGCTATCTGGGGATGACATGA
- a CDS encoding MFS transporter: MQSVRTGSKALYLILIAGFFAILGSTMSKSPTLPLYAQSIGLGKEEIGLVAAASTVTGIFINFASGLLSDVYGRKRLLKMSGFVFLSAPLLYFLAGDALSLALVRVYYGVATAIFVPVSFALVSDLYPDRKGTFMGFLSSSTLVGRALAPVLAGSIVYFLGFSVVFVLCSLTGLVVFALTFRFPETGGELRRFEFTFSGELLLIGLLDAAVYMAYQGIETFLPLFYYLQDKAWLSGLILTVEIAIMAVVKPYAGYLSDRIGRTKPIVVGMTMVGLAMFAFALSDSLPLVVLGAVVFSVGASISEASTKPLATEVSKLRGTALGFLESIKDIGQALGPVLIGFLGFRTGFLFVGVFGLGALAVFLLRAKGGFSQGISR, from the coding sequence ATGCAGAGTGTGAGAACAGGCTCCAAGGCCCTCTACCTCATCCTTATCGCGGGATTCTTCGCGATCCTGGGCTCCACCATGAGCAAGTCCCCCACACTTCCCCTCTACGCCCAGAGCATCGGGCTCGGAAAGGAGGAAATCGGTCTCGTTGCTGCAGCCTCGACGGTGACGGGAATCTTCATAAACTTCGCGTCGGGCCTTCTCAGCGACGTTTACGGAAGGAAGAGGCTCCTCAAGATGAGCGGCTTCGTTTTTCTCAGTGCACCATTGCTGTACTTCCTCGCGGGCGACGCGTTGAGCCTAGCCCTCGTCAGGGTTTACTACGGCGTTGCGACGGCCATCTTCGTCCCGGTGTCCTTCGCCCTGGTCAGCGACCTCTATCCGGACAGGAAGGGCACCTTCATGGGGTTCCTGAGCTCGTCAACACTCGTCGGCCGCGCCCTTGCCCCCGTCCTCGCGGGAAGCATCGTATACTTCCTCGGCTTCTCCGTGGTCTTCGTTCTCTGTTCGCTGACTGGCCTGGTGGTTTTTGCCCTCACCTTCAGGTTTCCCGAGACGGGGGGCGAGCTCAGGAGGTTCGAGTTCACGTTCAGTGGGGAGCTCCTCCTGATCGGCCTGCTAGATGCGGCCGTGTACATGGCCTACCAGGGCATAGAAACCTTCCTGCCCCTCTTCTACTACCTCCAGGACAAGGCCTGGCTCTCCGGGCTGATACTGACGGTGGAAATCGCCATAATGGCGGTCGTTAAGCCCTACGCGGGTTACCTCAGCGACAGGATTGGCAGAACGAAGCCGATAGTGGTTGGCATGACAATGGTTGGCCTGGCGATGTTTGCGTTTGCCCTCTCCGACTCCCTTCCGCTGGTGGTTCTGGGTGCGGTGGTCTTCTCGGTGGGCGCCTCGATAAGCGAGGCCTCGACGAAACCCCTGGCCACAGAAGTCTCGAAGCTCCGCGGAACCGCGCTGGGTTTCCTGGAGAGCATAAAGGACATAGGTCAGGCGCTGGGGCCGGTTTTGATAGGGTTCCTCGGGTTTAGAACAGGCTTCCTCTTCGTGGGCGTGTTTGGGTTGGGAGCACTAGCGGTTTTTCTCCTGCGGGCCAAGGGAGGATTCTCGCAGGGAATCAGCCGCTGA
- a CDS encoding acetate--CoA ligase family protein, producing MKEEALKVIEEVLKSGRTSLVEYEAKQVLKAYGLPVPEEKLAKTLDEALKYAEEIGYPVAMKLMSPQILHKSDAKVVLLNIKTPEELKEKWELIHENARKYRPDAEILGVLIAPMLKVGREIIIGVTEDPQFGHALMFGLGGIFVEVLKDVTFRIIPITERDARKMIRDIKSYPILAGARGEEPADIDAIVSLLLKVSELVDDLRDYIKEMDLNPVFVYEKGKGAVVVDARIILKG from the coding sequence ATGAAGGAGGAAGCCCTTAAAGTTATTGAAGAGGTTTTGAAGTCCGGAAGGACTTCGCTCGTTGAGTACGAGGCAAAGCAGGTTCTCAAAGCCTACGGCCTCCCTGTTCCGGAGGAAAAGCTCGCCAAGACCCTTGACGAGGCACTCAAGTACGCCGAGGAAATCGGCTATCCCGTCGCCATGAAGCTGATGTCCCCGCAGATTCTCCACAAGAGCGACGCCAAGGTTGTTCTCCTCAACATAAAGACCCCCGAGGAGCTTAAGGAGAAGTGGGAGCTCATCCACGAGAACGCGCGCAAATACCGCCCGGACGCTGAAATCCTGGGCGTTCTCATTGCCCCAATGCTCAAAGTCGGCAGGGAGATAATCATCGGCGTCACCGAAGACCCGCAGTTCGGCCACGCCCTTATGTTCGGCCTCGGCGGAATCTTCGTCGAGGTTCTCAAGGACGTCACCTTCCGCATAATCCCAATAACCGAGCGCGACGCCAGGAAGATGATAAGGGACATAAAGAGCTACCCGATTCTCGCGGGGGCCCGCGGCGAGGAGCCGGCGGACATAGACGCAATAGTCAGCCTCCTCCTCAAGGTCAGCGAACTCGTGGACGACCTCAGGGACTACATCAAGGAGATGGACCTCAACCCGGTCTTCGTCTACGAAAAGGGCAAGGGTGCCGTCGTCGTCGACGCCAGGATAATCCTGAAAGGCTGA
- a CDS encoding acetate--CoA ligase family protein — protein MAEKIVEEMRPFFEPKAVAIIGATNKKGKVGNVIFENFKMNKERGIFKGNIYPVNPKLDEIDGYKVYKSVEELPEDTDLAVISIPAPFVPDTMRGVAKKGIKSVIIITGGFGELGEEGKKMEREILEIARENGIRVIGPNCVGVYVPDTGVDTVFLPESKMDRPKSGPIAFVTQSGAFAAAMLDWAAGAGIGIGKMVSYGNKLDVDDADLMDYFIHDEGINVVTFYIEGVKDGRKFIEAAKRITKVKPVIALKSGRTEYGAKAASSHTGSLAGADTIYDAVFKQTGVIRAEDFEHMFDLAKAFAALKGKLPKGDRIGIITDGGGAGVMASDAVAKFGLKMADLSEETLKYLKENFPPHAVAGNPTDVVGDTDAERYRIAIEGFVNDPNVDAIVVIVLFQVPLLEEEKIIDILAEYQKKSNKPIVAVAMGGKKTDHYARILEDKGVPVYPTPERGVRALAGLVKYAEYLRRGA, from the coding sequence ATGGCGGAAAAGATAGTGGAAGAAATGAGGCCCTTTTTCGAGCCGAAGGCGGTCGCTATCATCGGCGCAACAAACAAGAAGGGTAAAGTTGGAAACGTCATTTTTGAGAACTTCAAGATGAACAAGGAGCGCGGAATCTTCAAGGGCAACATATACCCTGTGAACCCCAAGCTCGACGAGATTGACGGATACAAGGTCTACAAGAGCGTCGAGGAGCTTCCGGAGGACACGGACCTGGCGGTCATTTCGATTCCGGCCCCGTTCGTCCCGGACACCATGAGGGGCGTGGCCAAGAAGGGAATAAAGTCAGTCATCATCATCACCGGCGGCTTCGGTGAGCTCGGTGAGGAAGGAAAGAAGATGGAGCGCGAGATCCTTGAGATAGCCAGGGAGAACGGGATAAGGGTCATCGGCCCGAACTGTGTCGGCGTCTACGTCCCGGACACCGGCGTTGACACCGTTTTCCTGCCGGAGAGCAAGATGGACAGGCCGAAGAGCGGACCGATAGCGTTCGTTACCCAGAGCGGCGCGTTCGCAGCAGCAATGCTTGACTGGGCTGCTGGAGCGGGTATCGGCATTGGAAAGATGGTCAGCTACGGAAACAAGCTCGACGTTGACGACGCCGACCTCATGGACTACTTCATCCACGACGAGGGCATAAACGTCGTCACCTTCTACATCGAGGGCGTCAAGGACGGCAGGAAGTTCATAGAGGCCGCCAAGCGCATTACGAAAGTCAAGCCGGTTATAGCCCTCAAGAGCGGAAGGACCGAATACGGAGCGAAGGCAGCCTCTTCCCACACCGGTTCACTCGCCGGCGCCGACACGATTTACGATGCCGTCTTCAAGCAGACCGGCGTCATCCGCGCCGAGGACTTCGAGCACATGTTCGACCTCGCGAAGGCCTTCGCGGCACTCAAGGGCAAGCTCCCGAAGGGCGACAGGATAGGAATAATCACCGACGGCGGTGGAGCCGGCGTTATGGCCAGCGATGCGGTAGCGAAGTTCGGCCTCAAGATGGCCGACCTCAGCGAGGAGACCCTCAAATACCTGAAGGAGAACTTCCCGCCGCACGCGGTGGCAGGAAACCCGACCGACGTCGTCGGTGACACCGACGCCGAGAGGTACAGAATCGCCATCGAGGGCTTCGTGAACGACCCGAACGTCGATGCCATAGTCGTCATCGTCCTCTTCCAGGTCCCGCTCCTCGAGGAGGAGAAGATAATCGACATCCTGGCCGAGTACCAGAAGAAGAGCAACAAGCCGATCGTTGCGGTAGCGATGGGCGGTAAGAAGACCGACCACTACGCCAGAATCCTCGAGGACAAGGGGGTTCCCGTTTACCCGACCCCCGAGAGGGGTGTCCGCGCCCTGGCGGGCCTTGTTAAGTACGCTGAATACCTCAGGAGGGGGGCCTGA
- a CDS encoding sugar phosphate isomerase/epimerase, translating into MIGLSMTAYSGRDPLEFEGWVGRAKELGFDFIEILSEWPHYLTRDNYRLFAEVLDCRGMKRTVHAPFSDVNIGSFNDRLRRTSLEIIREAIELAAELDALSVTIHPGHCSPISVKNRRKYLEIHRESLRKISEWGLEYGIKIGVENMPRFVILDAQTCERLWEILGEVEIGVTFDVGHLNTTTGKFERFLEVLGDRIVHVHLHDNRGERDEHLALGDGTVPWARVLPRLPRVTWALEVGDIESARRSLEFLRSLH; encoded by the coding sequence ATGATAGGTCTCTCTATGACGGCATATTCCGGAAGGGACCCCCTCGAATTTGAAGGATGGGTGGGCAGGGCGAAAGAACTGGGCTTTGATTTCATCGAGATTCTAAGCGAATGGCCCCACTACCTGACGAGGGACAACTACCGCCTCTTCGCTGAGGTTCTTGACTGCAGGGGCATGAAGAGAACAGTCCATGCACCCTTCAGCGACGTCAACATAGGCTCCTTCAACGACAGGCTGCGGAGGACGTCTCTGGAGATAATCCGCGAGGCCATCGAGCTGGCGGCCGAACTTGATGCCCTCTCGGTCACGATACATCCCGGGCACTGCTCGCCGATCAGCGTGAAGAACAGGAGGAAGTACCTGGAGATACACAGGGAATCCCTGAGGAAAATCTCGGAATGGGGGCTCGAGTACGGGATAAAGATCGGCGTCGAGAACATGCCGCGCTTCGTAATCCTCGATGCCCAGACGTGCGAGAGGCTGTGGGAGATACTCGGGGAAGTCGAGATAGGGGTAACCTTCGACGTTGGGCACCTGAACACGACAACCGGAAAGTTCGAGCGCTTCCTGGAGGTTCTCGGGGACAGGATAGTTCACGTTCACCTCCACGACAACCGGGGCGAGAGGGACGAGCACCTCGCCCTGGGTGACGGCACGGTTCCCTGGGCCAGGGTGCTTCCAAGGCTCCCGAGGGTGACCTGGGCCCTCGAAGTTGGGGACATCGAATCTGCCCGGAGAAGCCTCGAATTTTTGAGAAGTCTGCATTGA
- a CDS encoding magnesium transporter produces the protein MAVIGGEVRRELKGKIKEAYQVTLPSLFTSQIFGLFGGTFLGKYFETIRTQFPGLLVVLPGIMGLRGNVFGSMASRFSTMLYLGDLEPSVRDKKVLKEIVLRMLISLIPIVMLWVISVATGVKKNALDVLLIVVTSTILVSFILGYFTSFVTIFSFRRGTDPDSVAAPLVASMGDFLTVPSLVLFILLIERSPEGFRLFNYAMIALFLIVAAMSRVRKVEFLELKQVFITITGLALLSTISGSILARFSGIIQASVILSFIYPSLLSSFGNYGSIIAAKTSTKLHLGEIESFICWKPLTDILALFTTAPVIGTTKLLIGIALVKLTTGMTVPGSAWMIVLTYPFMVLFIMLYSYTVSYFLFQKNIDPDHVAIPLISNNSDIFGTIYVVLMAKLMVGG, from the coding sequence ATGGCAGTGATCGGCGGAGAGGTCAGGAGGGAGCTGAAGGGAAAGATCAAGGAAGCCTACCAGGTTACGCTGCCGTCCCTGTTCACCTCACAGATATTCGGCCTATTCGGCGGTACGTTTCTGGGTAAGTACTTCGAGACGATAAGAACCCAGTTCCCTGGCCTTCTGGTGGTTCTGCCGGGTATAATGGGCCTCCGCGGGAACGTTTTTGGCTCAATGGCATCGCGCTTCTCCACGATGCTCTACCTCGGTGACCTCGAACCCTCGGTGAGGGACAAGAAGGTCCTCAAGGAGATAGTCCTTAGAATGCTCATCTCGCTCATCCCGATAGTCATGCTGTGGGTCATAAGCGTTGCCACGGGGGTGAAGAAGAACGCCCTTGACGTCCTCCTCATAGTCGTTACCTCGACGATACTCGTGTCATTCATCCTCGGCTACTTCACCTCATTCGTCACAATATTCTCCTTCAGGCGCGGCACCGACCCGGACAGCGTTGCGGCACCGCTGGTCGCTTCAATGGGCGATTTCCTGACGGTTCCCTCGCTGGTGCTGTTTATCCTCCTCATAGAGCGCTCGCCGGAGGGATTCAGGCTCTTCAACTACGCCATGATAGCCCTCTTCCTGATCGTTGCCGCGATGAGCAGGGTCAGAAAGGTGGAGTTCCTCGAGCTGAAGCAGGTCTTCATAACGATAACCGGGCTGGCGCTCCTCTCGACGATATCCGGTTCAATACTCGCGAGGTTCAGCGGGATAATCCAGGCGTCGGTCATACTGAGCTTCATCTACCCCTCGCTCCTCAGCAGCTTCGGAAACTACGGCTCCATAATAGCCGCGAAAACCTCGACGAAGCTCCACCTCGGTGAGATAGAGAGCTTCATCTGCTGGAAGCCCCTCACTGACATCCTGGCGCTATTCACGACGGCGCCGGTCATCGGAACGACGAAGCTCCTCATAGGCATCGCCCTTGTGAAGCTGACTACCGGGATGACGGTTCCGGGTTCCGCCTGGATGATAGTCCTCACGTACCCGTTCATGGTCCTGTTCATCATGCTCTACTCCTACACGGTCTCCTACTTCCTTTTCCAGAAGAACATAGACCCCGACCACGTGGCGATACCGCTCATCTCGAACAACAGCGATATATTCGGCACGATCTACGTCGTGCTCATGGCCAAGCTGATGGTGGGTGGTTGA
- a CDS encoding potassium channel family protein, whose product MEEWDEIEVPRNVKDIFIEMKNTAELMVDLAYSSILFNEEEMAEEVLELEEYLDLLNYHLMVHAVLAARSPKEAEQITSILHMAHAIDDMSNAAADLAKMVIDGVELHPVITEAILGSEEIIGKIFVSAESILVGKTLEELDLAANTGVWIVAVRRGKRWIFDPDGDFKIFPGDILIGRGTNTSVDYLKEIARGNIKVMSNE is encoded by the coding sequence GTGGAAGAGTGGGACGAAATCGAGGTTCCTAGAAACGTCAAGGACATCTTCATAGAGATGAAGAACACCGCCGAGCTGATGGTGGACCTGGCCTACTCCTCCATACTCTTCAACGAGGAGGAGATGGCCGAGGAGGTGCTCGAACTTGAGGAGTACCTCGACCTGCTCAACTACCACCTGATGGTTCACGCGGTTCTGGCCGCGAGAAGCCCCAAGGAGGCGGAGCAGATAACGTCCATCCTTCACATGGCGCACGCCATAGACGACATGTCCAACGCCGCGGCTGATCTGGCGAAAATGGTCATCGACGGCGTCGAGCTCCATCCGGTCATAACCGAGGCGATACTGGGCAGCGAGGAGATAATCGGCAAGATTTTTGTCTCCGCAGAGTCCATACTCGTCGGAAAAACGCTGGAGGAGCTGGACCTCGCCGCCAACACCGGGGTCTGGATAGTGGCTGTTAGGAGGGGCAAGCGCTGGATTTTTGACCCCGACGGGGACTTCAAGATATTCCCTGGAGACATACTCATCGGGCGCGGGACGAACACCTCGGTGGACTATCTCAAGGAGATAGCCCGGGGCAACATCAAGGTGATGTCCAATGAATGA
- a CDS encoding potassium channel family protein — MNELEEIRNCLIEMKDLSSLMVDLAFSSVMYKSEDIAEEVYLLEERMDELTLKVKKLALRLAKSEEDPEKLLSVIDMAEINEQISDAAYKISDLILRDVEPHPIILRIMEDTEEELGRVTVRPGSVLIGKTLQQLKLPSKIGTRILAIKRGSRYIYNPGRNDALKEGDVLIAVGSDLDKLRKLAGEEVEEEE; from the coding sequence ATGAATGAGCTTGAGGAGATCAGAAACTGCCTCATCGAGATGAAGGATCTCTCGTCCCTGATGGTTGACCTGGCGTTCTCCTCTGTCATGTACAAGAGCGAGGACATAGCGGAGGAGGTTTACCTGCTTGAGGAGCGCATGGATGAGCTCACCCTGAAGGTCAAGAAACTCGCCCTGAGGCTCGCCAAGAGCGAGGAGGACCCGGAGAAGCTCCTCAGCGTCATAGACATGGCCGAGATAAACGAACAGATAAGCGACGCGGCATACAAGATATCCGACCTGATCCTGCGCGATGTGGAGCCCCACCCGATAATTCTAAGGATAATGGAGGACACGGAAGAGGAACTCGGGAGGGTCACAGTCAGGCCGGGCTCGGTTCTCATTGGTAAAACCCTGCAGCAGCTCAAGCTTCCCAGCAAGATAGGCACGAGGATACTGGCAATAAAGCGCGGGAGCAGGTACATCTACAACCCCGGAAGAAACGACGCCCTCAAAGAGGGTGACGTTCTCATAGCGGTTGGCTCCGACCTCGACAAGCTGAGGAAGCTGGCCGGCGAGGAAGTGGAAGAGGAGGAGTGA
- the nth gene encoding endonuclease III, which yields MAGAKSGSLSLEKFTFDESWEEKRKRAEKIVEILMKTHPREKLLIGDPYRTLVHCIISQRMRDEVTYKVWERLFEKYGDIHRIADTPVEEMQEFLRKNGVGLWKTKGEWIVKASQIILEKYGGKVPDDIKELMKLPGIGRKCANIVLAYGFGRQAIPVDTHVNRISKRLGLAPPRVQPEKVEEYLAELIPYEKWIYVNHAMVDHGKSICRPIGPKCDECPLRELCPYAKGLVKDEDIR from the coding sequence ATGGCGGGAGCAAAATCAGGCTCATTAAGCCTTGAAAAGTTCACCTTCGATGAGAGCTGGGAGGAGAAGAGGAAGCGTGCGGAAAAAATCGTCGAGATTCTGATGAAGACCCACCCGAGGGAGAAGCTCCTCATAGGCGATCCCTACAGGACCTTGGTCCACTGTATAATCTCACAGCGCATGAGGGACGAGGTAACCTACAAGGTCTGGGAGAGGCTGTTTGAGAAATACGGAGACATCCACAGGATAGCCGACACGCCCGTCGAGGAGATGCAGGAGTTCCTGAGAAAGAACGGTGTCGGCCTCTGGAAGACCAAGGGCGAGTGGATAGTGAAGGCTTCTCAGATAATACTCGAAAAATACGGCGGAAAGGTTCCGGACGACATTAAGGAGCTTATGAAGCTCCCTGGAATCGGGAGGAAGTGCGCCAACATAGTCCTGGCCTACGGCTTCGGCAGACAGGCGATTCCGGTTGATACCCACGTGAACAGGATAAGCAAGCGCCTCGGCCTGGCTCCGCCGCGCGTTCAGCCGGAGAAGGTCGAGGAGTACCTCGCGGAGCTGATTCCTTACGAGAAGTGGATTTACGTGAACCACGCGATGGTGGACCACGGAAAGAGCATATGCCGGCCGATAGGGCCGAAGTGTGATGAGTGCCCGCTGAGGGAGCTGTGCCCCTACGCGAAGGGGCTCGTCAAGGACGAGGATATACGGTAG
- a CDS encoding ATPase, translating to MRAVLKPLFEAELPADFSEVIKGKLIGEEIRTGEEIEVELLGKSLRFKVVLAEPSPLKVNRSTRIEFSQGEVEVVDFEFDESVRDVIPFEKGFVVVLASKVLILNRDGQKIYSDEFDNLNGVRVAKGRVVIIHGGSKIRLIKP from the coding sequence ATGAGGGCCGTTCTAAAGCCCCTATTCGAGGCCGAACTGCCGGCGGATTTCAGCGAGGTCATAAAGGGCAAGCTCATTGGAGAGGAAATTAGAACTGGAGAGGAAATCGAAGTCGAGCTCCTCGGAAAGTCCCTCCGCTTCAAGGTCGTCCTGGCGGAGCCCTCGCCGCTGAAAGTGAACAGGAGCACTAGGATAGAGTTCTCGCAGGGCGAGGTTGAAGTCGTTGATTTTGAGTTCGATGAATCCGTTAGGGATGTAATCCCCTTTGAGAAGGGATTCGTCGTTGTGCTCGCAAGTAAGGTTCTGATTCTGAACCGGGACGGGCAAAAGATTTATAGCGATGAGTTCGATAACCTTAACGGAGTTAGGGTGGCCAAAGGAAGGGTGGTGATAATCCATGGCGGGAGCAAAATCAGGCTCATTAAGCCTTGA
- a CDS encoding PadR family transcriptional regulator: MERPNFRGHMKVLILDLLREPMHGYGIMAELEGRYGMKLSAGTVYPILASLRKSGLIEVASKGEREKKTYVITEKGLDYLAEHAEDLAEAKRRMRAYKAFLELGGDELRTAFKEFFEAVDELTDEQRERVRRLFTGCAKELRLVLLGGEMYERD; this comes from the coding sequence ATGGAACGTCCCAATTTTCGCGGTCACATGAAGGTGCTTATCCTGGACCTCCTCAGGGAACCGATGCACGGATACGGGATAATGGCGGAGCTGGAAGGGAGATACGGCATGAAGCTGAGCGCGGGGACGGTCTATCCAATCCTCGCGTCCCTGCGGAAAAGCGGCCTGATTGAGGTGGCCAGCAAAGGTGAGCGGGAGAAAAAGACCTACGTGATCACCGAGAAGGGGCTGGACTACCTCGCGGAGCACGCAGAGGACCTCGCCGAGGCAAAGCGCAGGATGCGCGCCTACAAGGCCTTCCTTGAGCTGGGGGGTGACGAGCTCAGGACGGCCTTCAAGGAGTTCTTTGAGGCCGTGGATGAACTGACGGATGAGCAGAGGGAGAGGGTTAGGAGGCTCTTCACAGGCTGCGCGAAGGAGTTGAGACTGGTTCTTCTTGGAGGTGAGATGTATGAACGCGATTGA
- a CDS encoding ATP-binding cassette domain-containing protein has product MNAIEVENLVKKYGDFEAVRGISFNVKQGEIFAFLGPNGAGKTTTVHVLTTLLKPTAGKAVVAGHDVAREPIEVRRKIGIVFQDPSVDRELTAYENMLIHGRIYGLSGSELKEKIERLLKFVELWEFKDRPVKFFSGGMQRRLEIARSLLHEPEILFLDEPTIGLDPQTRAHIWDYIRDMKEEHNMTIFLTTHYMDEAEQLADRIAIMDHGEIIAEGTAEELKKLVGNDIIYLKLQSPREELKCLKADFIKGCKMLPDGRIRLDVDNAAESLPKLFELAKETDVRILEVTYHRPTLNDVFLHLTGREIREEGGEGNVAKMIMKARMRR; this is encoded by the coding sequence ATGAACGCGATTGAGGTTGAGAACCTCGTGAAGAAGTACGGGGACTTTGAGGCCGTCAGGGGGATATCTTTCAACGTGAAGCAGGGTGAGATATTTGCCTTCCTGGGCCCCAACGGTGCCGGGAAGACCACCACCGTCCACGTCCTCACGACGTTGTTGAAGCCGACGGCTGGAAAGGCCGTAGTTGCCGGCCATGATGTTGCAAGGGAACCGATTGAGGTCAGGAGGAAGATAGGCATAGTCTTCCAGGATCCGAGCGTTGATAGGGAGCTTACCGCCTACGAGAACATGCTCATCCACGGCAGGATATACGGTCTGAGCGGAAGCGAGCTGAAGGAGAAGATCGAACGCCTCCTCAAGTTCGTTGAGCTGTGGGAGTTCAAAGACCGGCCCGTTAAGTTCTTCTCCGGCGGAATGCAGAGGAGGCTCGAGATAGCCCGCTCCCTCCTCCACGAGCCCGAAATCCTCTTCCTCGACGAGCCGACGATAGGCCTCGACCCGCAGACTAGGGCCCACATCTGGGACTACATAAGGGACATGAAGGAGGAGCACAACATGACGATTTTCCTCACCACGCACTACATGGACGAGGCGGAGCAGCTGGCCGACAGGATAGCCATAATGGACCACGGTGAGATAATCGCGGAAGGCACCGCGGAGGAGCTTAAGAAACTCGTGGGCAACGACATAATCTACCTGAAGCTCCAGAGCCCGAGGGAGGAGCTCAAGTGCCTCAAGGCTGACTTCATCAAGGGCTGCAAGATGCTCCCGGACGGGAGGATACGGCTCGACGTGGACAACGCCGCAGAGTCTCTGCCAAAGCTCTTTGAACTGGCGAAGGAAACAGACGTCAGGATTCTCGAGGTCACCTATCATCGGCCGACGCTCAACGACGTCTTCCTGCACCTCACGGGCAGGGAAATCAGGGAGGAAGGCGGCGAGGGAAACGTGGCGAAGATGATAATGAAGGCCAGGATGAGGAGGTGA
- a CDS encoding ABC transporter permease has product MQVFFTMIYRELKRFSRSRARVIGSLINPLIWLIFFGKGWSGVFNNPMAAPIFGGVDYMTYLVPGIIAMTVFNMSFMQGITIIWDKQFGFLKEILVAPASRTEAILGRITGGALMAMIQGVIILALSFTLADLKVSGVIPALGLSFLVGIAIAGMGVAIALKMSSMEGFQMIVMMIMLPMTFLSGAFYPIKTMPEWMQWLAKVNPLTYAVDGSRHYLAGVEPTFGIVTDWLVLIGLAALFAGIAALGFRKATID; this is encoded by the coding sequence ATGCAGGTCTTTTTCACCATGATATACCGCGAGCTGAAGCGTTTTTCGCGCTCCCGTGCTAGGGTCATCGGAAGCCTCATCAACCCGCTCATCTGGCTCATATTCTTCGGAAAGGGCTGGAGCGGCGTCTTCAACAATCCCATGGCGGCCCCGATATTCGGCGGCGTCGACTACATGACGTACCTCGTGCCGGGTATAATCGCCATGACGGTCTTCAACATGAGCTTCATGCAGGGTATAACCATCATCTGGGACAAGCAGTTCGGCTTCCTCAAGGAGATCCTCGTCGCCCCCGCGAGCAGAACGGAGGCAATACTCGGCAGAATCACCGGCGGCGCTTTGATGGCCATGATACAGGGCGTCATAATCCTGGCGCTCAGCTTCACCCTCGCCGACCTCAAGGTGAGCGGGGTCATTCCAGCCCTCGGCCTCAGCTTCCTCGTCGGAATCGCCATAGCGGGCATGGGGGTTGCCATAGCCCTCAAGATGAGCAGCATGGAAGGCTTCCAGATGATCGTTATGATGATAATGCTCCCCATGACGTTCCTCAGCGGGGCCTTCTACCCGATAAAGACGATGCCGGAGTGGATGCAGTGGCTGGCCAAGGTGAACCCGCTGACCTACGCGGTGGACGGTTCCAGGCATTACCTGGCTGGGGTTGAGCCTACCTTTGGAATCGTCACCGACTGGCTGGTGCTCATCGGCCTGGCGGCTCTGTTCGCCGGAATCGCGGCACTGGGCTTCAGAAAGGCGACGATAGACTGA